One genomic window of Elusimicrobiota bacterium includes the following:
- the rsmA gene encoding ribosomal RNA small subunit methyltransferase A — protein MRAPWGQNFLTSSAVARRIAESLLCGREDHVIEIGPGRGALTSPVLSLCGSLTAVELDQELVSVLAQQWGHDPRLTIVSADFMDWPLPPVRDRPVKVVGNLPYSAAAAIVQKVLAWRGWDRAVFMVQKEVADRMRAVPGGKSWGLLGLSVQSRATVRRLFEVPPGAFRPAPKITSTVLELNRLPSPRVKNIDAFFKVAHAAFGQRRKTLSNSLCHGLNKTRTEVDSVLTELSVNPQRRAETVTIEEFDRISEKWGGK, from the coding sequence ATGCGCGCGCCTTGGGGACAAAACTTTTTGACAAGTTCGGCTGTTGCTCGCCGTATTGCGGAATCTTTGCTGTGTGGAAGGGAAGATCACGTTATTGAAATCGGTCCGGGCCGGGGGGCGTTGACGTCCCCTGTGCTGTCTCTCTGTGGATCTTTGACGGCCGTTGAGTTGGATCAGGAGTTGGTTTCCGTCCTTGCCCAACAATGGGGGCATGATCCTCGCCTGACCATCGTGAGCGCTGATTTTATGGATTGGCCCCTTCCTCCCGTGCGAGATCGACCCGTTAAAGTTGTGGGAAACCTCCCCTATTCTGCCGCCGCGGCGATTGTCCAAAAAGTTCTGGCTTGGCGGGGCTGGGACCGTGCGGTTTTTATGGTTCAAAAGGAAGTGGCGGATCGTATGCGGGCTGTTCCGGGAGGGAAGTCCTGGGGACTCTTGGGGTTATCGGTCCAATCCCGAGCAACGGTTCGGCGCCTGTTTGAAGTTCCCCCAGGAGCGTTTCGCCCCGCGCCGAAAATAACTTCGACGGTTCTGGAGTTGAATCGCCTTCCCAGCCCTCGGGTTAAAAACATCGATGCGTTTTTTAAGGTGGCCCATGCCGCTTTTGGTCAACGTCGAAAAACCCTCTCCAATAGTCTTTGCCACGGTCTCAACAAAACCAGAACCGAAGTGGATTCTGTCTTGACCGAACTGAGTGTGAATCCCCAACGTCGAGCGGAAACTGTCACGATTGAGGAGTTTGATCGGATTTCGGAAAAATGGGGTGGGAAATAA
- a CDS encoding competence/damage-inducible protein A yields MKTPRVELVCVGTELLMGKLNTHGAYFSSLLEDLGFPLARETTVSDDPIEMKRVFREVWNRASLVVVTGGLGPTFDDLTRDVWAPVCGRKLIFHPELSAVIRERFRRRGLSMPPANRRQAFVLRGARILENLRGTAPGQVLDLGDKILVLLPGPGKELKPMVERDLVPFLRARFSKGHRKTRLWRLFGLPESVIDQRIRKRVSFHQGVTWGILAQGGVVDLKLTLQGPTERGVETVLTQWDCWMGRVFGPVLFGKGMETLESVVGDLLRKKGLTLAIAESCTGGRLAQLMTSLPGSSDVFWGGVVSYSNVAKRLFCGVKNETLGTHGAVSAQVAREMAEGLRAKARSEYVLSVTGIAGPLGGTPTKPVGRVYIGLAGSGGTRVWEKNFIGDRTFVQQQSALWALDFLRRELLRKKTASSR; encoded by the coding sequence ATGAAAACACCGAGAGTGGAGCTGGTGTGTGTGGGAACAGAGCTCTTGATGGGGAAATTGAACACCCATGGGGCCTATTTTTCTTCCCTGTTGGAGGATCTGGGGTTTCCCTTAGCGCGAGAGACAACCGTGAGCGATGATCCGATAGAAATGAAACGTGTTTTCCGGGAGGTCTGGAATCGTGCCTCTCTCGTGGTTGTGACCGGCGGCCTCGGCCCTACCTTTGACGACCTAACTCGGGATGTTTGGGCCCCCGTTTGTGGGCGGAAACTAATTTTTCATCCAGAACTCAGCGCCGTTATTCGGGAGCGGTTTCGAAGGCGCGGGTTGTCGATGCCCCCCGCCAACCGCCGGCAGGCTTTTGTTCTCCGGGGGGCGCGGATTCTGGAGAATCTTCGGGGGACGGCTCCTGGGCAAGTGCTGGATCTCGGAGATAAAATTCTGGTTTTGCTTCCTGGTCCCGGAAAAGAATTGAAGCCCATGGTTGAGCGTGATTTGGTCCCCTTTCTTCGCGCCCGTTTTTCGAAGGGACATCGAAAAACCCGTTTGTGGCGTTTGTTTGGTTTGCCGGAAAGTGTGATCGACCAACGAATTCGAAAAAGAGTTTCCTTTCATCAAGGGGTCACCTGGGGCATTCTGGCACAGGGGGGTGTTGTGGATCTGAAATTGACTCTGCAGGGGCCGACCGAGCGTGGGGTGGAGACTGTTTTAACTCAGTGGGATTGTTGGATGGGCCGCGTGTTTGGCCCCGTCCTCTTTGGGAAGGGAATGGAGACGCTCGAATCCGTGGTGGGGGATCTTCTCCGAAAAAAGGGCTTAACACTGGCCATTGCTGAATCGTGTACAGGGGGGAGGCTCGCTCAGTTAATGACTTCTCTCCCCGGATCTTCTGACGTATTCTGGGGAGGGGTTGTCAGTTACTCTAACGTGGCCAAAAGGCTTTTTTGTGGTGTCAAAAATGAAACGTTGGGGACGCACGGTGCTGTTTCCGCGCAGGTCGCGAGGGAAATGGCCGAAGGATTGCGTGCCAAAGCCCGGAGCGAATATGTTTTGTCGGTGACAGGCATTGCCGGTCCGCTGGGGGGAACGCCCACGAAACCAGTGGGGCGGGTTTATATCGGGTTGGCAGGTTCGGGGGGAACACGGGTGTGGGAAAAGAATTTTATAGGTGACCGAACTTTTGTTCAACAGCAGTCGGCCCTTTGGGCGTTGGACTTCCTTCGGCGGGAGCTATTGAGAAAGAAAACCGCCTCTTCCCGTTAG
- a CDS encoding threonine synthase: MTRTGLIHRYRALLPVSERTPVISLQEGDTPLLPTCRMAEWVGAPHLRLFLKYEGLNPTGSFKDRGMTLAISKAAEAGSQAVITASTGNTSASAAAYAARAGMRCVVLIPEGQIALGKLSQALIHGAEVFAVQGNFDDALTMVRRVGEVAPITIVNSINPFRIECQKTGAFEIVDELGEAPDYHFIPVGNAGNITAYWKGYKEYIALGKCRKVPKMMGWQAEGAAPIVKGEAIKDPKTIATAIKIGNPASWKEALEARDESKGMIGAVSDDEIVQAYLALAREGVFCEPASAASVAGLKKFVRSNPALALSSATVVCVLTGHGLKDPERALALVPKPKSVLPTVEAIRGELGI; this comes from the coding sequence GGTTATTTCCCTTCAGGAAGGGGATACCCCTCTTCTTCCCACCTGTCGTATGGCTGAATGGGTGGGGGCGCCCCATCTTCGTCTTTTTCTGAAATACGAGGGATTAAACCCGACCGGTTCCTTTAAAGATCGCGGGATGACCCTCGCCATTTCAAAAGCCGCGGAAGCGGGATCGCAAGCGGTCATTACTGCGTCTACGGGTAACACATCGGCTTCGGCCGCCGCCTACGCCGCCCGTGCCGGGATGCGCTGCGTGGTCCTGATTCCGGAGGGGCAAATTGCGTTGGGGAAATTGTCGCAGGCGTTGATCCATGGGGCCGAAGTGTTTGCGGTTCAAGGGAACTTTGATGACGCTTTAACCATGGTGCGGCGGGTGGGCGAAGTGGCTCCCATCACCATCGTGAATTCGATCAATCCGTTCCGCATTGAATGCCAAAAGACAGGGGCGTTTGAGATCGTCGATGAGTTGGGGGAGGCTCCGGACTATCACTTCATCCCCGTGGGAAACGCCGGCAACATCACGGCTTATTGGAAAGGGTACAAAGAATATATAGCATTGGGAAAATGTCGGAAGGTCCCTAAAATGATGGGGTGGCAGGCGGAAGGCGCGGCTCCCATCGTTAAGGGCGAGGCCATAAAAGATCCCAAAACCATTGCGACCGCCATCAAAATTGGAAATCCCGCGTCCTGGAAAGAGGCTCTCGAGGCACGGGACGAATCGAAGGGAATGATCGGGGCCGTGTCCGATGACGAAATTGTGCAGGCTTACCTGGCCCTGGCGCGGGAGGGCGTATTTTGTGAACCAGCCAGCGCCGCTTCGGTGGCGGGGTTGAAGAAATTTGTTCGTTCGAATCCGGCGTTAGCCCTTTCTTCGGCCACCGTGGTGTGTGTGTTAACAGGGCACGGTCTTAAAGATCCAGAGCGTGCCCTGGCTCTGGTGCCGAAGCCGAAGTCTGTTTTGCCCACCGTCGAAGCTATTCGCGGAGAGTTGGGCATTTGA
- a CDS encoding EAL domain-containing protein → MTLEKFIQEGNLRVNLKPVVSIRKKASVGWVARTEGHSGPRGPASRSLAGKEGLAIEFDRWYRKEALAAYKTAGATGLLFLGFETAVLDLGVGGSGHLARQVDELRLNPSDIVISIRESRVEDLAALKEFVTRHRSQGFLIALKDLGIGHSNFERVTLLKPDILIMGNPLVEDQEKDFLAQEIIKALAALSKKIGALLIAEGVATEGQALAALDNGVDMLEGSFFNPETCTQTINILALRYKSFAVEKSKSDKNRVRETEKLLSVVVRALTGIPFAKIETKLADLIKENRSIECLFVLSESGTQESETHTRPEVPFKRNALFHPARPGADHSMKEYAYLLAESFVNRYRTEPYVSQASGNLCVTLSSLFRDDTNKNHILCLDIPWG, encoded by the coding sequence ATGACATTGGAAAAATTCATTCAGGAAGGGAACTTACGGGTAAACTTAAAACCCGTGGTCTCTATTCGGAAAAAGGCTTCTGTGGGGTGGGTGGCACGAACGGAAGGCCATTCAGGGCCCAGAGGACCGGCGTCTCGCTCCCTGGCAGGGAAAGAGGGGTTGGCCATTGAATTTGATCGCTGGTACCGCAAAGAGGCCTTGGCCGCTTATAAAACGGCGGGAGCCACAGGTCTTCTTTTCTTAGGGTTTGAGACCGCTGTCCTTGATTTGGGCGTTGGGGGATCGGGTCACCTGGCCAGACAGGTGGACGAGTTGAGGCTCAACCCTTCCGACATCGTCATATCCATCCGGGAATCCCGCGTTGAAGACCTGGCCGCTCTCAAAGAATTTGTGACCCGCCATCGGTCCCAAGGCTTTTTAATTGCTCTCAAAGATTTAGGAATTGGGCATTCAAATTTCGAGCGGGTCACTCTGCTGAAACCGGACATCCTGATAATGGGGAACCCTTTGGTCGAGGATCAGGAAAAGGATTTTCTCGCTCAGGAAATTATAAAAGCACTGGCGGCCCTTTCAAAAAAGATCGGCGCCCTGCTGATCGCGGAAGGGGTGGCCACGGAAGGCCAAGCGCTGGCGGCTTTAGACAACGGGGTGGATATGCTGGAGGGGTCTTTTTTTAATCCCGAGACCTGCACCCAGACAATCAACATATTGGCCTTGCGGTACAAATCTTTTGCTGTTGAAAAATCGAAATCCGACAAAAATCGTGTCCGGGAAACTGAAAAACTCCTTTCCGTAGTTGTCCGGGCTCTTACGGGGATCCCTTTTGCCAAGATTGAAACAAAACTTGCCGATCTCATTAAAGAAAATCGTTCGATTGAGTGCCTGTTCGTCCTCAGCGAATCAGGGACACAAGAGTCTGAAACCCACACGCGACCCGAGGTCCCTTTTAAGCGCAACGCGCTCTTTCATCCCGCTCGCCCTGGGGCGGATCACTCCATGAAAGAATACGCCTACCTTCTGGCCGAGTCCTTCGTGAACCGATACCGAACAGAACCCTATGTTTCCCAAGCCTCCGGGAATCTCTGCGTGACGCTCTCTTCCCTCTTCCGGGACGACACCAACAAAAACCATATCCTCTGCCTCGACATCCCCTGGGGGTGA
- a CDS encoding ABC transporter ATP-binding protein: MLSVRGIHSSYGRKIKALHGVSLEVGPGEIVCLIGANGAGKTTLLKTISGLLKPDAGEIYFDGSRVDSFPAHRTAGLGLVHVPEGRRIFPQLSVRENLEVGAFSRGNWKNRERDVERVCALFPVLGHRMGQEGGTLSGGEQQMLAMARALMAYPRLLMMDEPSMGLAPLVVQKIFSIIQEIHREGTPILLVEQNAQEALRVAHRGYVMETGHVVREGSAKDLITDRAVRAAYLGMT; this comes from the coding sequence GTGCTTAGCGTTCGAGGGATTCACTCATCCTACGGTCGGAAAATAAAGGCTCTCCATGGCGTTTCCTTAGAGGTGGGGCCGGGGGAGATTGTTTGTTTGATTGGGGCCAACGGGGCGGGGAAAACCACCCTTTTGAAAACGATTTCAGGACTTCTCAAACCGGACGCCGGGGAAATCTATTTTGATGGCTCACGTGTGGATTCGTTTCCGGCCCATCGCACGGCGGGGTTGGGACTTGTTCATGTGCCAGAGGGACGGCGAATATTTCCGCAACTCAGTGTACGAGAGAATTTAGAGGTGGGGGCGTTTTCTCGGGGAAATTGGAAAAATCGGGAACGGGACGTGGAGCGGGTCTGTGCTCTTTTTCCCGTTTTGGGGCATCGGATGGGTCAAGAGGGGGGCACGTTGTCCGGGGGGGAACAACAGATGCTGGCGATGGCCCGGGCCCTCATGGCCTATCCTCGATTGTTGATGATGGACGAGCCTTCCATGGGGTTGGCTCCCCTGGTCGTCCAAAAAATATTTTCCATCATTCAAGAGATCCATCGGGAGGGAACGCCCATTCTTTTGGTCGAACAAAACGCCCAGGAGGCCCTTCGCGTGGCGCACCGGGGGTATGTGATGGAAACCGGGCATGTGGTGCGGGAAGGATCGGCGAAGGATTTGATCACAGATCGGGCGGTAAGAGCCGCTTATTTGGGGATGACATAA
- a CDS encoding branched-chain amino acid ABC transporter substrate-binding protein produces MKKIFPIVLFLGFFWGCQGGPREVKIAIAVPLTGDIAALGAGLKRGAALAVDEANASGRFPKFKLRLVAFDDRSDPKEAVNVANRVVSDPDIVAVVGHFNSGCSIPASAVYARAGLPMMNAGSSNPFLTRQQRSPGWMGPRNIFRVTTTDDVQGAFAADFAVRSLKCKAVAIVHDKTAYGQGLAEVFENRFKELGGEVLSFDGIQPGDKDFKALVTRLKPFRPDLLYFGGTYTEGGLILRQAREAGVSVPFLTGEISYDPDFLRIAGDAAEGAFVTYLGRPPELLDTAKSFIEKYRLHYPDHEVKAYDHYAYEVTNILLAAMEKTGPHKKKIIEILRGLTYTGILGTTTFDDIGDTLNKTMTLFVVKGGRFVPHE; encoded by the coding sequence ATGAAAAAAATATTTCCTATTGTTTTGTTTTTAGGTTTCTTCTGGGGATGCCAGGGCGGTCCCCGTGAGGTGAAAATCGCCATTGCCGTTCCGTTGACGGGCGATATTGCGGCCCTGGGTGCCGGATTGAAAAGAGGGGCCGCGCTGGCGGTGGACGAGGCGAACGCGTCTGGCCGGTTTCCGAAATTCAAGTTGCGACTTGTGGCGTTTGATGACCGCTCCGACCCGAAAGAAGCGGTGAACGTGGCCAATCGCGTGGTTTCGGATCCGGACATCGTGGCGGTGGTGGGCCATTTCAATTCGGGGTGTTCCATCCCGGCTTCCGCGGTTTACGCGCGGGCGGGGCTTCCCATGATGAACGCGGGGTCTTCGAACCCGTTCCTGACACGACAGCAACGGTCTCCCGGTTGGATGGGGCCACGGAATATATTTCGCGTGACAACCACGGACGATGTTCAAGGGGCTTTCGCCGCGGATTTTGCCGTCCGTTCATTGAAATGTAAAGCTGTCGCGATCGTTCACGATAAGACGGCCTATGGGCAAGGCCTCGCCGAAGTGTTTGAAAATCGATTTAAAGAATTGGGAGGGGAAGTCCTCTCGTTTGACGGGATACAACCGGGGGACAAGGATTTTAAAGCGTTGGTGACCCGCTTGAAACCTTTTCGGCCGGACTTGTTGTATTTCGGGGGGACGTACACCGAAGGCGGGCTCATCCTCCGTCAGGCGCGAGAGGCCGGGGTGTCTGTCCCTTTTTTGACGGGTGAGATCAGTTACGATCCGGATTTTCTTCGTATTGCTGGGGACGCGGCAGAAGGGGCCTTTGTCACTTATCTTGGCCGACCGCCGGAATTGTTGGATACCGCAAAATCCTTTATTGAAAAGTATCGACTTCATTACCCGGATCACGAGGTGAAGGCCTACGATCACTACGCTTACGAAGTGACCAATATTCTTTTAGCCGCCATGGAGAAAACAGGACCCCATAAAAAAAAGATCATCGAGATCTTGCGGGGTTTGACTTACACGGGGATATTAGGAACGACAACTTTTGATGATATCGGTGATACGCTCAATAAGACCATGACCCTCTTCGTTGTGAAAGGGGGACGGTTTGTGCCCCACGAATAA
- a CDS encoding ABC transporter ATP-binding protein, protein MKLLSMKGVTKRFGGLTALDSVDLVLHAGEIVSVIGPNGAGKTTLFNVLTGFYRLDEGTIEFSGERIDDLSVHRITQRGLARTFQNIRLFASMTALENVMVGRHCRTRSELGAALFRTRAFYREEKEIRQSSLERLQAVGLETKAHTPARHLSYGDQRRLEIARALATEPRLLLLDEPNAGMNTGESQMLMETLQRIRQEGVALLLIEHAMRVVMGVSDRVVVLDYGRKIADGTPKQIQTNPQVIEAYLGVPGA, encoded by the coding sequence ATGAAACTTCTCTCCATGAAGGGTGTGACCAAACGGTTCGGTGGTCTGACGGCCCTGGATTCCGTTGATCTGGTTCTCCACGCGGGGGAAATCGTGAGCGTGATTGGTCCCAACGGTGCTGGAAAAACGACCCTTTTTAATGTGCTCACCGGGTTTTATCGATTGGACGAAGGGACGATCGAGTTTTCGGGGGAGAGGATTGACGATCTTTCGGTTCACCGGATCACGCAACGGGGCCTGGCCCGCACGTTTCAGAACATCCGTCTCTTCGCGTCCATGACCGCTTTGGAAAATGTGATGGTGGGCCGCCACTGCCGAACGCGATCGGAATTGGGCGCGGCTCTTTTTCGTACCCGGGCCTTTTATCGCGAGGAAAAAGAAATTCGTCAGTCGTCACTTGAACGGTTGCAAGCGGTGGGTTTGGAGACCAAGGCCCACACCCCCGCTCGTCACCTTTCTTATGGGGATCAACGGCGTTTGGAAATCGCACGGGCCTTGGCCACGGAACCACGGCTGTTGCTCCTCGATGAACCGAACGCGGGGATGAACACGGGGGAAAGTCAGATGTTGATGGAGACGCTCCAACGGATTCGACAGGAAGGGGTCGCTCTCTTACTTATTGAACACGCCATGCGCGTGGTCATGGGTGTTTCGGATCGCGTGGTGGTGTTGGACTATGGTCGTAAGATTGCCGATGGGACCCCCAAGCAAATCCAAACCAATCCCCAGGTGATCGAAGCCTATTTGGGAGTTCCGGGTGCTTAG
- a CDS encoding M23 family metallopeptidase, translated as MARGPRPSFAPNQEPLRPSAVQKKKSVPSLSLSRGDDTSGQVFSLPLNRPRVISSFGSRGRKFHGGIDLVESARGGDPVRASRDGVVEIISHRGGYGRMVLLRHKDRWLTRYAHLRKISVRSGQSIQRGETLGFVGESGRASGPHLHFEILTPSKKKVDPTPFLFPLRSANVVSPCPAATPSPVSGLPQTLEPRVGRP; from the coding sequence ATGGCACGGGGGCCCCGCCCCTCCTTTGCCCCGAATCAGGAGCCTCTTCGTCCCTCCGCGGTTCAAAAAAAGAAATCCGTTCCTTCTCTCTCTCTTTCCAGGGGGGATGACACTTCGGGTCAGGTCTTTTCTCTCCCATTGAATCGTCCACGGGTGATTTCTTCCTTCGGTTCCCGGGGTCGCAAATTTCATGGAGGCATCGATTTGGTGGAATCGGCGAGAGGGGGGGATCCTGTTCGGGCTTCCCGGGACGGGGTGGTTGAAATCATTTCCCATCGGGGGGGCTACGGACGCATGGTTCTCCTTCGACATAAAGACCGATGGTTGACCCGCTACGCCCATCTCCGGAAAATTTCTGTTCGATCGGGTCAATCGATTCAACGGGGAGAAACCTTGGGTTTCGTTGGTGAGAGCGGTCGAGCCTCAGGTCCCCACCTCCATTTTGAAATATTAACACCTTCCAAAAAGAAGGTGGACCCCACTCCTTTTCTCTTCCCCTTAAGATCGGCGAATGTCGTTTCCCCATGTCCGGCGGCCACTCCTTCTCCCGTATCGGGCCTTCCCCAGACCTTGGAGCCTCGTGTGGGGCGTCCATGA
- a CDS encoding branched-chain amino acid ABC transporter permease, translating to MTGGVGVVLEQIVNGVTLGGIYALIAIGYTMVYGVLRMINFAHSELFMVGAMGGWGLLSLWPGGGGAGILIFVFLLAMVGTGLLGVLLDRVAYAPLRTSSRLTPLLSAIGASLFLQNLVFLWRDSQLAFPAVFSTGRFYFGGLRVSFLQGFIVSVSVVLMILLTLFIKKTKMGKAMRAVSQDPETAVLMGIPVNRVIALTFFIGGALGGAAGILSGLSYGSVKYNMGFTPGIKAFTAAVLGGIGSVPGAMLGGFLLGLLESLGAGFLPEPEWKDVFAFVVLIGILLFRPSGLLGKSVAEKV from the coding sequence ATGACGGGAGGGGTGGGGGTCGTCTTAGAACAAATAGTGAACGGCGTAACATTGGGTGGAATTTACGCGCTCATTGCCATTGGATACACCATGGTTTATGGGGTACTCCGAATGATAAACTTTGCCCATTCCGAACTCTTCATGGTTGGGGCCATGGGGGGGTGGGGTCTCTTGTCTCTGTGGCCCGGGGGCGGCGGTGCGGGCATCCTGATCTTTGTATTCCTGTTGGCGATGGTGGGGACCGGGTTGTTGGGGGTTCTGTTGGATCGGGTCGCGTACGCGCCCTTGCGGACTTCATCCCGTCTCACGCCGCTTCTGTCCGCTATTGGGGCTTCCCTCTTTCTCCAAAACCTCGTTTTTTTGTGGCGTGACAGCCAGCTGGCTTTTCCCGCTGTTTTTTCAACGGGCCGGTTTTACTTTGGAGGACTTCGTGTGAGCTTTTTGCAGGGGTTTATTGTTTCCGTTTCCGTGGTGTTAATGATTCTCCTTACCCTCTTCATTAAAAAGACGAAAATGGGGAAAGCCATGCGGGCCGTTTCCCAAGATCCGGAAACGGCGGTTTTAATGGGTATCCCCGTGAACCGGGTTATAGCGCTAACTTTCTTTATTGGAGGAGCGTTGGGGGGGGCGGCGGGAATCTTGAGCGGGCTCTCTTATGGCTCCGTCAAATACAATATGGGTTTTACGCCCGGGATCAAAGCGTTTACCGCGGCGGTTTTGGGGGGGATTGGGAGTGTCCCGGGGGCCATGTTGGGCGGGTTCTTGTTGGGCCTCCTGGAATCTTTGGGGGCAGGGTTTTTGCCGGAACCCGAATGGAAGGATGTTTTTGCCTTCGTGGTTTTAATCGGAATCCTCCTTTTTCGCCCGTCCGGTCTTTTGGGGAAATCCGTTGCCGAAAAAGTATAG
- a CDS encoding helix-turn-helix transcriptional regulator, with protein sequence MKNESNIKKELGARIRALRKRHGLTQEEMAEKCDLHWTYIGGLERGERNPTLTTMQRVAAGLSVGLNQLIDARSFPRPQSDEESKEARLLRLIRKKGGDSVELATKVIREVVRWRDRYSTRKS encoded by the coding sequence ATGAAAAACGAATCCAATATTAAAAAAGAACTCGGTGCGCGCATTCGCGCTTTACGGAAACGCCACGGTCTCACGCAGGAAGAAATGGCGGAGAAATGTGACCTTCACTGGACCTACATCGGAGGCCTTGAACGCGGGGAACGAAACCCCACGTTGACCACGATGCAACGGGTTGCGGCGGGGCTGAGCGTTGGGCTCAACCAACTGATTGACGCCCGCTCCTTCCCGCGTCCCCAGTCGGATGAAGAAAGCAAAGAAGCCCGACTTCTCCGCCTGATTCGGAAGAAAGGAGGGGACAGCGTTGAGCTTGCCACGAAAGTCATTCGTGAAGTGGTTCGCTGGCGTGATCGGTATTCAACTCGAAAAAGTTAA
- a CDS encoding branched-chain amino acid ABC transporter permease, translated as MPKKYRQVLLLFLAGFAFLSLPWVLEGGRWGFLIRILGMMGLYGILALGLNLVLGYVGLLDLGFMAFYALGAYTTALLSLRGWSFWFCLPVSAVVAMGVRALLGAPVLRLRGDYLAIVTLGFGEITRITLNNWDSLTHGPKGLSLLSENTIVPSFFGVPLYSNTHYFYLIYGFVLLGWVLCRRLDRSRIGRAWIAIREDESAAQAMGINVPRLKNVAFTLSAAFAGVAGGLFARWENFVTPESFTFWESALLVAMVVLGGAGSLPGVLLGVVIIVGLPEFLRSDLFFRWGGESMANARYLLFGALLVAAAIFRPEGIIPRSRKRE; from the coding sequence TTGCCGAAAAAGTATAGGCAAGTCCTCCTTCTGTTTCTGGCCGGGTTCGCTTTCTTGTCTCTCCCGTGGGTTTTGGAGGGAGGCCGTTGGGGGTTCCTCATTCGGATTCTGGGGATGATGGGACTTTACGGGATTTTGGCCTTGGGTCTCAATCTGGTGTTGGGTTATGTGGGACTCTTGGATTTAGGATTCATGGCGTTCTACGCCTTGGGCGCTTACACCACGGCTCTCCTATCCCTGCGGGGATGGAGTTTTTGGTTTTGTCTTCCCGTGAGCGCGGTGGTGGCCATGGGGGTGCGCGCCCTGTTGGGAGCTCCGGTATTGCGGTTGCGCGGGGATTATTTGGCCATCGTGACTTTGGGGTTTGGGGAAATCACCCGTATCACTTTAAACAACTGGGACTCTTTGACCCATGGCCCCAAAGGCCTTTCTCTCCTATCGGAAAACACGATTGTCCCTTCTTTCTTTGGCGTTCCTCTGTATTCGAACACCCATTATTTCTATTTGATCTATGGGTTTGTACTTCTCGGTTGGGTTCTCTGTCGACGGTTGGATCGATCCCGGATAGGGCGCGCGTGGATTGCGATTCGGGAGGATGAGTCAGCGGCCCAAGCCATGGGAATAAACGTCCCTCGGTTAAAGAATGTGGCGTTCACTCTCTCAGCGGCGTTTGCGGGGGTGGCGGGGGGCCTCTTCGCCCGTTGGGAAAATTTTGTAACGCCGGAATCCTTTACTTTTTGGGAGTCCGCTCTGTTGGTGGCCATGGTTGTTTTAGGCGGGGCTGGATCACTTCCCGGTGTGTTGTTGGGGGTGGTGATCATCGTGGGTTTGCCTGAATTCCTTCGGTCGGACCTTTTCTTTCGCTGGGGCGGCGAGTCAATGGCGAACGCGCGCTACCTTCTTTTTGGCGCTTTGCTTGTGGCCGCCGCGATTTTCCGTCCCGAAGGGATCATCCCCCGATCACGGAAAAGAGAATAG